In the genome of Cydia splendana chromosome 12, ilCydSple1.2, whole genome shotgun sequence, the window gttgcatgaccaaaacagcgtgtgcctatgttgtataaaacccgagctccattaggcactgtcagggttcagcatcagctatcttgggtactgaaagtactgatctacccagtgatcatcatgacgagtcggatatccaaaacagcgtgtgtctatgtatgttgcatcaaacccgagctccactaggtactgccagggttcggcatcggctctatcttgggtactactctcctaagtgctcatcaagatgagtcggatgaccaaaccataatgtgcctttgttacaccaaacctgagttctactaggtactgccagggtactgggtcattttgctgaactgcacgccgacgtttcgattggcgtgcagttcccatacaagttgcagtcgggttgtagtccgtctgtattggccctaagtcactgaagtttgtattaattatgcttatctttatttataattttagcagttccaagcaatagtaacactaaaggcgccattcattaattacgtaagacaatttttgccagtttttgaccccctcccacccctatgtaagaaataataagaataggctgaccccgtcccaccaatataatttattttcaaaaaaatatttttatgaatgtttatttgtacctgtacaaaggtacttgagctcgtttaagctaactctgcaccgtgtttgatagcatagagtgtggaagtattattaaaggtcataatttcatagaaattaaaaaaaaaatcgcatctttgtgatcttgcttaagaactatgaaaaccccctaccacccccttgtaagaaaaaataagatatgttcgacccccctccaccccaaaatcgtcttacgtaataaattaatggcgccaaaactgtatctcgaactgaaaatacccgatttaagtttgctaacacaacatgactgatcatcacatcgtcagcgtcacaaaacatacgaggaaattgacctccgcagtaaatatacagcaagattgattgttctagtaggtattcacaaaaacttaattgctaaaatgggaatcaaaccaagtgaagcgaggtgggttaaatccaaaattgtacccactttgatattcatcgttgttaatggcgtaagcgccatcgacattattgaacttgaaaacaccacataggtatcgtattgtctgaatacccacaacacaagccttcttacttactcaatttgtataagaatgtccaatatttatttattactaacgccatctgttagagaaagaaataattaacattagcacgaatgttaattcatcattttgccaacagatggcgctagtagtaatacaaagtgttattactttattttatttttttaggtttataaaatgatatttttatgtttgataacacatctagacatgaatttaaattactatgttaaatttcaaacctaacagtgcagtagtttttccgcaaagtgtaccacaagaatgcatagttcgtcgattagtgatagggctcgcttcgctcgccctaataagatatatttattatgttcaTTTTGTTGAATTTGAAAATCAAGTAGCTAAATGGTTGTTTTTATGAACAAAAGTTATTTGGAATTGGCTGTTCCTGCCTCATGCTGCGAGTTCATCTGTGTGTACAGTGTGCATCAGAACAGCAGCAGCTATGTACCATTGGTAAGTATTTATTTCTTTTAGCCTTTACTCTTATGGGCAGGGCAGTCATTGAGAAGTAGTCTATAGAGTCTATCTACATCCTACCATAATGCTGTGATAACATGCAAGCAATGTTGGCTGACTGGCACCTAAAAGGTTTCTAAGTGGCAAGTGTGACAGACACATTAGAAACATAGTAGTGTTAATGCCACATAAAAGAGCCAAAAATAGGCCCTCTAAATAATACTTATTGGAATGTAATTATCATTAACAACCCTGAAATCTGCTTAAAAGTGGGGCAGACACACTTTGCCAGCAAAGAGCTCGGATATTACTGTTATCCACAGTGAGAGAACAAATAATATGTAAGATATTCCCACTTGATGGCTGTTTGGCAGTTGATATGGCTGGCCTCCAATCTCATCAACATGGAATCCCATCGGGAAAATGACTGCAGCCAAGCAGAAAACTACCACTGAAAGTAATGAAAATTACATGTTAATTTTATATATTACTTTTCAAGGACCAACTTGGAAATTGCTCCACTGGCAAATGGTCAGTTCATGATGAATGCTAATAGCTGCATAATGCTTAACCTTTTGTAAACTACTGTCAATACTTGCTACTGAAATAATGAAGTTTTAGAAATCCAAATAGGATCTGCATTATCCTAGCCATAAGAAAGGTTACAAGTTGACTATCATTGATATGACATTGTAGTAACCAAACAAATAATCTGAATTTAATACATCAACACCTTTTTACAATTTGGCTTTCAAGTTAAATATTTTGTGAAGGGAGGAATATAGAGGTTTATATATACTTACTTGCAGCAAAGCCCACCCATCTTGCATAAGGGATAACATTACGATCAAAGTGACTTGATGCCAAGAGTATCACTGTTGTTGTGATGCATATACATCCAATAAAGATGCAAATAAGGGCCAGTAGCCATTCAGGTTGTAGGTCTGGAGTGAAGCACACCTGTGGTCTGTTATATAGTGTAATACAGGACCACATGAGCCCTAGTCGAGTATCCCCTACAAAAAACAAAGTGGATTACATTTCCAACAAGAATTAACTACGGATTCAGATGTCGCATCCGCGGTAAAATGATGAATAATTCCAAGGTTATTGTTATTGTCGACGCAAAGTACAATGTGAATATCAATTTTTACCTCCAACATCGGTAATTATCCAGTCGGGCATGGCAAGGCTAACTATTGCAAACACATCAGCTGCCATGAACAGTGTCCCAGATATCACTGTTAGTTTATCCATATTGACACAGTAATCCTATGTTAAtattaatcaataatttatgtGGCACAAATCATACgtctataattataatatattattttgttataGGATTCACAAAACCCATCAGCCCATCACAAACAAAAGTGACAAAAGTATTGACAATTTGACACTACTGACTGACAGTGACACTGACAGATTCCAGTATTACCAGCGCTATAATAGataattatagatggtcaagcaaatcttgtcagtagaaaaaggcgcgaaattcaaattttctatgagacgatatcccttggcgcctacatttttcaaatttgccgcctttttctactgacaagatctgcttgaccatctatagataGTCTGGCAAACCCAGTCATTAAATacgaacaaaaaaaaagttttgatagctatacttggtcaagcagatcttgtcagtagaaaaaggcggcaaatttgaaaaatgtaggcgcgaagggatatcgtcccatagaaaatttgaatttcgcgcctttttttactgacaagatttgcttgaccgtctatattaCCGTCGGGAGAAGgcgacaaattaaaaaaaattggaggCGCGATGGATCGACCGCtcatgttaaaattaaaaatcacgcctttttctacggacaaagtgggtttgccagagtatatagtttggccagggactgtctcatttcaaacatatgataatcatactgtctttttcTTACGTCAGTACTAGCACTAAAAAAGaggatgtttttagggttccgtacccaaagggtaaaacgggaccctattactaagacttcgctgtccgtccgtccgtccgtccgtccgtccgtccgtctgtcaccaggctgtatctcacgaaccgtgatagctagacagttgaaattttcacagatgatgtatttctgttgccgctataacaacaaatactaaaaacagaataaaataaagatttaaatggggctcccatacaacaaacgtgattttttaccaaagttaagcaacgtcgggagtggtcagtacttggatgggtgaccgtttttttttgctttttttttcgtttttttttttgcattatggtacggaacccttcgtgcgcgagtccgactcgcacttgcccggttttttcttctGTTTAACACTACCAAGAACCGCACCAGCCAGACACCGCAGACGCATACTACTACAGACATCTAGTGAGGAGTAGAAGCACTTATAATTTTCACACAGCGATACTCAGCGATTGATATTCCGTCGCTGGCGATACCACTAATGTTAGCGACCTTCAACGACGAGTGGCGAAGTAGTAAGTACGTACCCCAAAcagtagtataatatataggacccCAATATCAGATCCGCCGAGCGCCGACTGCAATTTGTTTTAATATACTTATTCCGTCGTTTGCCAATTGTTGTCtgttttttgttttgtgtcTTACACTAGGTAGTATTATCACCACTAAAAGGATTCTAGTTACTAATCAAAGAGAAtaatagagacggattgtcaaagtaaattatgtagccactgtaaatttactgccatctttcgacagaacataaaactgttagaacgccatttgactttgatccttattctttcagtgatatgtgttaacttattaaatattaatattcacgccatctactcgactataggccaaaggtatggttccatgttttcgagcgatggcgccacaccttcagcctatgctcgagtagatggcgtgaatattaatatttaaaaagttaacacatatcagttaaagaataaggatcaaaatcaaatggcgttcaaacaggtttcatcttctgtcgaaagatggcagttaatgaactgtagctacataatttaccatgacagtaactctcctAGTATACTGCATTGGCAGTTGGTTTGTCAAACTATAGTTTACCAATCGCACGCTAGATGGCAGTGTTCCGTGTAGTAAAAATCCTGCATCACGAAAGGTTTCCGGCATATACTAAATTAACGCGTaataaagccccccattcatactcctaccttgtagtccgcctcgcaggactacggagcaagaaatagctcacacacggtactgttttgccgtccatcaccagtactgcttcgtttctcacaagtgtcggtctacttactcttgaaaatgttacgtgcaatttaaaaaaaagaaaatagctcttctgctatgtattttcttgttattggataaaaataaaaaagagtgtgggaaaagaaactgctaaaaaTTCGCCAGAGAGCGTTATAGTTCTTAAGTATTggtaataattgttgcaatgcctattcctccattgtttgttggagtgaTTGGGTGATTTCTGGTCCCAAAAACAGCTATTTTCTttatacatttcaaaaaaatggcACGCACTGTTATTATACGTGAAACACGGTAGTCCGCAACGTAGGACGACCACCCACACACAATCCTACGCGGCGGACTACAGCGGTGGGCGGGGCTTGCAGGATTTGTAGGACCCAAGAGGCATCCTACTTGGGTGTTGTGGGACGGCACGTAGTCCgcgacccccatacacaatcctacccaatgaggcggactacgaggcggactacaagcacagaagaaataaaagtactaccgtacagaaaggacacttcctacaaacccgaagtttgacagcggttcaggatcgaatcatgctatccctttctaatatatggcactatccctttcggctatttagggttgtcaaaatacaagtgattatcttatctgtggtcgtgcacgcaaaaggaagtcaagtggtgccaaccctaataattactcggagcaatgctgagccgaacggagccgagttcgaccaaagtcaggagtgtctccccactgctacaaggtaggagtgtgaatggggggcttaagtACTAGACCGCCAATCTTCTTGACCAACGCGTAACCAAATCGCTgcttattttcgtagtcgacatctagtgtCAAGTAGCGGATTTGTGCAGTATTGACATAGTACTTGACCATAAACTGATGTACATTCTGACATCAAAAAAAATCACTTATTTTCTATCTGTCGTGGCCGCTTTTTTGACTGAGCGAAGCGAGGGTCTCCGTTTCTGTTTGGTCAAGATTGCTTCTGCCCGTATGTTGTCCTCTACATATCGCATTTCTCAATTGATTTTTATAGATCTTTGTGAGTAAGTGgggtatattaaaaaaatattttggaaaaatacattacgatacacgtgcgaaaagtacgaaattcgcaacgagtggtgataaattgaaacacgaccgaagggagtgtttaaatcgacacgagttgcgaattaccttttcttaagtgttttgtacaacgttttacagtacatatggccctttaaatttgtgacataggcacgtattgtccttaatccatCCAATCCAAAATGATTGAGCCATGTGGGTTCAAGAGGTCTACAACTCATAGAGCCATGCATTAGGTCTAGTAGTAGTGTGCTGATGGGAAAGAAATTTCTAGCTATTATAGTTAGGTAGGGCTATTCCCATCTGTTACCACTAAGTTGTTACCGCTGGTAGCATTTTGCTGGTTTTTTCTTCAAACTCCAAATTAGAATAGATTTATAGAATCTCTGGCTTTATTGGGATTGAAAATGAGCACTAGCAGCATAGACTGACTTTTGATCTCTTGTTACACATATAACTACTGGCTCTGTGAGCTATATAGAGACCTCGCGGACCCCCATGGCTCTGTCATTTTGAAAAGTTTTCgaaaactgaatcgacaaaaaaaatgACTTAATCATCGAACCTGTTCACAAAATtccacgagaatcggttgaaaaaTGCGACTTTTAGAAGAGAACATCCAAACATATTTACGAAAGCATTTATGTCTAAGctgaaacgtagaccttcgctaacgcttggGCAATTAGgcaagtaaatatttaaaaacagtcAAATCAAATAAAATGCTCATGTGACAAAATTAAGGATACATATTTCAATAGAAATAAAACCACATTTTTACCACATAGTACCttgaatataattatttattgataaactTAGATTACTGGCACGATTTGTGGCAAGTTTGCAAATTCTAAAATATGGATATACATGTATTATTAACTAGGCACATAAGTTTTCTTGTCGAAGTCCTTTTAAAATCGCTATAGTCGTTATAATAGGTATCCATTTCAGGTGTCAGCCATGGTTCACTTAACAATGCTCTACCGTTCCGaagaaaattattattattttacagtacttatggtgctactttaccgccctagggcgggattaaggacaatacgtgcctatgtcacaaatttaaagggccatatgtactgtaaaacgttgtacaaaacacgtaagaaaaggtaattcgcaactcgtgtcgatttaaacactcccttcggtcgtgtttcaatttatcaccactcgttgcgaatttcgtacttttcgcacgtgtatcgtaatgTAATATTTCAAATTGTGTGTCTAGAGAATCGTCATTATTCACTTACGTACAAAATTGAACTAtgctttttaaacttttttgagCTATCGTAGCAAAACGTTAAACGATAAAGTTTTATCACATTGTTATCAAGTAGGCTACTCCCTAAGTGAAgtgagtaggtataggtagttaAGCAGATGCAGGTGGTGGCGCGGACGTGTTGGTGGTGGCCGTGGAAACCGTGTCGTCAGGCTCGTTGATTTGTAGCCAAGGCATGCGGCGCTGGAGCTCTTGCCTTAGTACGAAAACAAACATTttgcttaatataatattacaaatgtaaaacaaaacaataatatatatgtatgtttataaaCCAAGCATAGTGTTAGAGAACATACAAACCTGTATTTTGGATGGCTGATGGCGTAAACCCAGGGATCTATGCACGCTACAGCTTTACACGCCACAGCGGGAATCATTGTTACCTGTAAGAGAGATACATTATAATAATAGGCCTTTATcatctgtgtcagatgttttaagcagcatccCGATTTCGACACTTGCGTTCGTGGCTTAGGTACTTTTTTAGAAATGTGGCAAAAACCTACGTACCTACATACTCAATCAGAATTACGTGAAATTGTTGTTTTGATAAACTCAAGATCATCTGAATTTGTATTTATAATCCTTTCACACTGGAAGAGTTTTAcgagtttgatttttttttcttttttttaactgtacagcgaatgacgtttatttattaaccgacttcaatttcatagaaggaggaggttctgtattcggttgtggctattttttttttttttttttttctatgtacgttcaccgattactccgacatccgtagtccgatttgagtaattctttttttgtttgaaaggagctccctccgagttggtcccattttaatttggttctgttctgatgatgggatccatgaggaattgagggaactcctcaatttttaaaggcacatgcatggtgttttgggcgttttcttaagcaactcgagcattttctcccgaaaaccaccaatttgatgaagtagacctgatgatgatgattattttgatgataatgatgatgatttctttaaatgtaagtatgttcagcgattactccggcacctgtgatccgatttgagtaattctttttttgtttggaagaagttacctctaaggtgtttccgtattatttttggttctggtctgatgatggaatccatgaggaattgagggaactcctcaatctttaaaggcacgtgttaagtgatttcggggttttctaaagtaactcgagcatttgcttccgaaaatcaccaatttgatgtactgcaactgtagccttaccacgagtttgacattgacacattcgctaacgtcttatgcatctaaatgtaacattttatgcatctcgctcacactaaggttagtacgagcgagatgtataggaagtaagttacaaacatgctagcgaatatatcaatgtcaaactcgtggtaagctggtaagtcTACTGACCGGGGATTAGgattaggagttaaggggtcagggattaaggggtcggggaatggcggttgaagggttgctggttcaggatcgaggggttcctggatcaggggttgatgtgctgtgaggttgagtgatcggggggctgagggattgggtcagtggcggggcgggcggatggatttagttgacaggattataatttcctagacggactcaagaaaatttctggttcagggtcgaggggttcctggatcaggggttgatgcgctgtgaggttgagtgatcggggcgttgagggattgggtcagtggcggggcggaggatggatttggTGTAGTGGTGACAGGAATTAttatttcccagacggactcgagaaaattcctgattacatatttattaaagtaataggtacacgaatttagtcatgatcttgtttttcattcatgcgtcgcgctcttaacaatgcgttaaaactaaaaatggaaaaataaaaactttttacaaaaaaaagcaaaccgacttcaaaaaggatgaaataaaatattatcctttttgaagtctatgcgttaccaactgatatgtttgaagtcggtgccaagccaagtagtaacaataccagtcaaaaataatcagctttatggctataaatcccattagaactgtactaataactattacaaatgtgtaagtaattctgtctgcctctttgtcgccttttcatgacTAAaaaactgaaccgctttaggtgaaatttggcaagaaggtaaatttcttgaattgttttatattttgaaatgtagtcctctggataagggacaggaaattactcagtcccaatctcacacttgcgtgctatagactgttcgagcattagtaagaaatgctctttaaaaaatacgtcggaaaaaaaatgcattgaatttccactaatgtgccgacaaacatggtacagtacagactgcgccaagaaggtttgatcgtgtgttctgaggtgtgttcttagatacaatcgacgtcaaagatatgtttacacttttgcaccttactcctttgtaataaggcgaaaagtgttaacatatttttaacgtcgactgtacctacagaaagtacgttcattgtcatcgtgtaaggcaatccaacgtaggtaaatccttatcgaatcgcacccaaatcatggtatgcttcaaaatttggcttggcaccgacttcaaacatatcagttggtaacgcatagacttcaaaaaggataatattttatttcatcctttttgaagt includes:
- the LOC134795806 gene encoding uncharacterized protein C16orf52 homolog A; its protein translation is MDKLTVISGTLFMAADVFAIVSLAMPDWIITDVGGDTRLGLMWSCITLYNRPQVCFTPDLQPEWLLALICIFIGCICITTTVILLASSHFDRNVIPYARWVGFAAMVVFCLAAVIFPMGFHVDEIGGQPYQLPNSHQVGISYILFVLSLWITVISELFAGKVCLPHF